A region of the Variovorax sp. 54 genome:
AGCATCTCGCCCTGAACTGCTGATCGCGCGCCTCCTTGCGCTGCTCGGCGATCCAGGATTGGGATGCGCCACTCTGCGGTTGTCGCGCCAAGCGGTCGTAGTACGCCACCCGCTCATTGAAGTGCGCACAGCGCGATGCGTCGCCACTCGCACCCGTCACGCCCGGCGAGCTCGCACCGCGTTGTTGCGCAGCCTGTTGCTGCACTGCATAGCCTTGCCTCGTTTGCCGGTCGGCAATGTCCACCTGCTGCTCCCACGTCAGCCCGGCCGGCACCGGCTCGATGCGCTCGACCAGTGCGCCTTGCCCGCGGCAATGATCCGGCGACCAGAAACGCCCGCCGCTGGTGCTGACGCAGAGAAACACCTGGGACGCACCGGCCGCGTCGAGGTTGCGCACCGGCGGCGACACGTCGACCACGCGGCCACCGCCGCTGCGGCACGGCTCACCGCTGTACTGGTTGCCGCATCGGTAGACCTGCTGGGCATGGGCCATGCCGCTGGCGATCAGGAGAAGGCTGGCGAAGAAGGTGAGGCGCATGGCCCGATGGTAGTAGCGATGCACCCCAGGATCACGCACCGGCCCTGGCATCTGCCGGCAGCAACGCCTCCCGCGCACGACCGGAGAGCGGCACGCTCTCGGGCAACAACGACAGCGCCTGCGCCCCACGCGCCGCTGTGCCCACATTGGCCACGAAGGTGCGCCGCGTGTCGTGGAACTCGAAGATCAGGTTGAAGGTGCCATAGGCCTCGCGCACATCGACCTGTCGTATCTCCGCGAAAGGCCGCTGGCGCTGGCGAAGCACGCGGTACACCAGCTGATCGTTTTCGATACGCAAGACAGGGTTCAGGCTGTTGGTCGCCAACGCCACCCACGGCAATCCGCGCAGGCCGGTGAACGCGGCCGTGACGGGGATCACCCCGCCCTTGATCACGAGGGGTGCAGCACCCGCACGGGGCGCCTTGGGCGTGCGAAGCTTCTTCCAGAGCCAGTAGAGGAACCAGAACGACAGCCCTTGAAAGACGATCACTCCGACGGTCCCAAGGACAGTCATCCAATCCATCTGCACGTCGCCTTCCTCTGTGACACACGCCTGGGCCCTCCCCGGCAAGGCGCCATTAAAGCAGAGGGTTCCAAGCATCAGATGCACGCCGCCTGTCGTTGGAACTTTGGATTCAATACTGTACATTTAAACAGTATTCTCAAGGAATCCACATGCCGAAGAACGCATCCCAGTCCAACGCGTGGGTGAGCCATGACCCAAGCTGAACTCTTCTTCCCCCGGCCGGCACCGCCGCCCTCGACCGTCTTCCACTTTCACGAGCCCGCCCCTATGGTCCTGCCCGAGGCACCCGAAGACGAGCTGCGCGAAGCCTTCTGCGCCAAGCTGATCGACTACCCCCATTCGTCGGCCGACGCGGTCAGGGTCGCAGAACAACGCTTCCGGCGCGAACTCGAGAAGCAACTGGGCGCCGACGTGCTGCCGGTGATGCGCGCCTTCCAGAACGCCAGCGAATCGAGCGACACCGACCTCACCAAGACCGAGATCGCCCTGGCCGCGCGCTGGATCAAGGCCTACGACGCCGCGCGCAAGGCAGGTTTTCGCGACCTGGGCGATACGGACGAGGCGTACTTCGAGGTCAAGGCGATCTGAGCTGCGGCCCTGTGCGCGTTCATCCGTCGCGCATAAGAAAACACGAAAAGCGTATTTCCCAGTGAAGGCATGGCGCGGGCACAGTCCCACGCCTGTATCGCTCTTTTTCCGGCGCGCCCTCGGGCCGCCCGGCTCGCCATGGCATCCCTTCACGACACGCCGACGCGCCCTGCCGCGCCCTCGGCTCCCACCCGTCCTTCCACGCTCGCACCTTCTTCGCAGCAACTCGCCGAGCGCTTCCGCCCTGTCTTCGACCGCATCGCCGAACACGCGGCGCAGCGCGAGCACGACCGCGAACTGGCCTACGCGCCCGTGGCCTGGCTCAAGGCCGCCCACTTCGGTGCGCTGCGCGTGCCGCTCGCACACGGCGGCCTGGGCGCATCGGTCGAGCAGCTGTACGACCTGCTCATCGAACTCGGCGAAGCCGACTCCAACCTGCCGCAGATTCTTCGCGCGCACTTCGGCTTCATCGAGCGCCTGTTCGCCGAGATCGATCCCGCGCTGCACGGCCCGTGGATGCGCCTCGCGGCCGACGGCGTGATCTTCGGCAATGCCACCACCGAGCTCGGCGAAGGCGCGCTCGGCGCGCTGCAGACCACGCTGACGCGCGACAAGAACGAGAGCACCGATGTGTGGCGCCTCGACGGCGACAAGTTCTACAGCACCGGCACGCTCTACGCCGACTGGATCTCGGTCGCGGCGCAGCGCCTGAACGACGACGGCAGCAGCGACCGCGTGATCGCCCTCGTGCCTGCGGAGGCTGCAGGCGTGGAACGTGTGGACGACTGGCGCGGCTTCGGCCAACGCCTGAGCGCTTCGGGCACCACGCGCTTTCGGCAGGTGCGCGTGAAGCCCGAGCATGTGCTGCTGTACGTGCGCGACCAGCCCACGCCGCTCACCGCGCACTTCCAGCTCACGCACCTCGCGACGCTGGCCGGCATCGCCCGCGCCATCGTGCGCGATGCGGTGGCCTTCGTGCAGCCGCGCAAGCGCGTCTACAGCCTCGGCAGCGGCGCCACCCCGCGTGAAGACCCTTTGGTGCAGCAGGTGATCGGCCAGCTCGCGAGCACGGCCTTCGTGGCGGCATCGACCGTGCAGGCGGTGGCGCGTGGCCTCGGCGAGGTCGATCGCCACCTGCAGCGCGGTGAGGCCGTGCCCGAGCAGTTGCTGTTCGAGGTGGAGCTGAACACCGCCAAGGCGCAGGCCGGCATCGTCGATGCAGTGCTGCAGGCGGGCACGCGGCTGTTCGATATCGGTGGCGCTTCAGCCTTGCAGGAAGACCGGCGGCTCGACCGGCACTGGCGCAATGCGCGCACGCTGGCGTCGCACAACCCGACGATCTACAAGGGGCGCGTGGTGGGCGACCACCTGCTCAATGGCGCGCGGCCGACCTTCTATTGGGCGGTCGGCGCCATCGCCAGCTGAGACAAGAAACGGGAGTTCAGACCCGCGGCAGCGCCGCGAGAAAGGTCGACACCACGATCGCCGCCGCGCGGTCGAGCTGCAGGATGTCGGCGACGTCGAAGGCATTCGGCGCCGTGTGGCCGCTGGTTCCGAGCGGCTTGCGGATTTCCACCAGCACTTCGGCGGCGAGTTCGCGATCGCTGCGCGGCCGACCATCGGGGTGCATCACCCACTCGTCGACCTGTTCGATGGGGATGCTGCGAAACACCCCCACGATCGGGACGTACTTGTAGCGGTCCTCGCCCACGAGGATGGGCACGCTGAGATTGCAAAAAAACGTATTCGTCGACATGCGGAACGCCGTCGCTAGCCAAAGCAAAAGTTGATTAATTGTTTTCGAGTGTGACTCCGATAGCCATTTCCCCGACCGAGGGCATACGACAAGTCGTGATCTTCCGCACACTAATTGCGGTCAATTCCGTCGAATTGCTCGGGAAAACAACTACTTAATTCTTACACAAAGACACGGATGGCGCACTTTGTGTACGATTTTTGGCATACGAAATGTGGCGACGCCCCCTCTCGGCACGCCGAATCGGGCACGCAAACAGGTGCGCCTCGCGTTGTTTTTGCAACGCAAGGGACTCGAAGACAACGAGCGAGAGACCGCTCAGGCCGGCGCGCTGAACTGCGGCGCGCGCCGCTCGATGTTGGCCTTCACGGCTTCGAGCTGGTTCGGGCTGCCGATCAGCGCCTGCTGCTCCACCGACTCGGCGATCAGCAGCTCGGCGGCGCTGTGCGCGAGCGAGGCGTTCAGCAGCCGCTTGCCGGCGCGGATCGCGTCGGGGCTCTTGGCCGCAATCTCATGCGCCATCTGCAGCGCTTCGGCCAGCGGGTCGGCCGCCACGCGCGTGGCCAGGCCCAGGCGCACGGCCTCCTCGCCCGAGAAGATGCGGCCGGTGAACGTGAGTTCGCGCACGACGTCGGTGCGCGCCAGTTCGCGCATCAGCACCATGCCCGCCATGTCGGGCACGAGGCCCCACTTGATCTCCATCACCGACAGCTTGGTGTCGGCCGCCACGAGCCGGATGTCGGCGCCCAGCGCCACCTGAAGCCCGCCGCCGAAGGCCACGCCGTGCACGGCCGCAATGACCGGCACCGGCACTTCGCGCCACACCATCGCCACCTGCTGCGCGGCATTCGAAAGGCCATGCGTGCGTGCGACGAGGTCGGTGCCGCCGGCCGCTGCGCCCAGGACGTCGCTGGCGGCGCCCTGCCCCATGCGCTCGAACGAAGCCATGTCGAGCCCCGCGCAGAAGGCCTTGCCGCGGCCCGCGATGACCACGGCGCGCACGCTCCTGTCGTCGCGCAAGGTCTCGCCGGCTTCGACCAGCGCGTCGAACATCGCGGGGTCGAGCGCGTTCATCTTGTCGGCGCGCGCCAGCTGCAGTTCCACCACGCCGTCGGCGTGGCGGGTCCATTCGATACGGTCGCTCATTGCATGTCTCCTGTCGGTCTCGATGTCGCTAGGGGGTATCGGTCCAGTATCGCGCGGGTGAGCCGCTGGGCGATGATGCGCACTGTCGCCGACCCAACACCTCCGCCCCCTCGCCATGTCTCTGGACCGCCGTCACTTTCTCATTCAATCGGGCGCGACCGCCGCCGTCGTCGCGCTGTTCGGCCAGGGCTGCGCCCGGTCGCAGCTGCCGCCCTCCACAGGCGCGACGAGCCCGTCGGGCTTCTTCACCAGCGTGCCCATTTCGGAACGCGACGCGGTGGTGGTGCCGCCGGAATACGAGTGGCAAATGCTCTACCCCTGGGGCGCGCCCACGGGCCTGGCGGGCCGCATGCCGGCCTTCGCGCCCGACGCCGGCAACAGCGCCGACGATCAGGCCCTGCAGGCGGGCATGCACCACGACGGCATGCACTTCTTCGCGCTCGATGCGCGCAGCGAGCGCGGCCTGCTCGTGATGAACCACGAGTACACCGACGAGCAACTGCTGCACACCGACGGCGTGAAAGTCTGGAGCGCCGACAAGGTCCGCAAGTCGCTGCATGCGATGGGCGTGTCGGTGATCGAGGTCCGCCGCACACCCGAAGGCTGGCGCCAGGTGCTGCCCTCGCCCTACGCGCGCCGCGTGCACGGCCGCACGCCGATGCGCATCGCCGGCCCCGCCGCGGGCACGCCGCTGATGCGCACCGCCGCCGACCCGGCAGGCCTCAACGTCTTCGGCACCTTCGCCAACTGTGCGATGGGCGTCACACCCTGGGGCACCTACCTGACGTGCGAGGAAAACTTCCACGGCTATTTCGGCGGCCCCAAAGAGGCAGCCAAGAACGCGACACCCGCACAACGCCGCTACGGCACGGTGCCGGGCGCGCAGTGGGTCGAGTACTGGCGCTTCGACGAACGCTTCGACCTGAGCCGCCATCCGAACGAGCCGCACCGCTTCGGCTGGGTGGTCGAGATCGATCCCTTCGACCCCGAATCAACGCCCGTCAAGCGCACCGCGCTCGGCCGCAAGCGGCAGGAAAGCGCGACCTGCACCGTGGCGAAGGACGGCCGCGCGGTGGTCTACATGGGCGACGACGCGCGCTTCGAATACATCTACAAGTTCGTGAGCCGCGACACCGTGCGCCCGGGCACCGATGCCGCCGCGCGTGTGGCCAACCGGCACCTGCTCGACGAGGGCACGCTGCATGTCGCGCGCTTCGATGCCGACGGCCGCGGGCGCTGGCTCGAACTCGTGCACGGCCGCCACGGCATCGATGCCGCCAACGGCTTCGCAAACCAAGCCGAAGTGCTGATCCACGCCCGGCTCGCAGGTGACATCGTCGGCGGCACGAAGATGGACCGCCCCGAATGGATCGCCGTGCACCCGCACAGCGGCGAGGTGTACGTCACGCTCACCAACAACTCGCAGCGCGGCGACCTCGGCAAGCCCGGTGCCGATGCCGCCAACCCGCGCGCGCCCAACTTCTTCGGCGGCATCCTGCGCTGGCGCGAAGACGGTGGCGACGCGGCGAGCACCGCCTTCGCGTGGGACCACTACGCGCTCGCGGGCGACCCCGCGCAGCCCGGCGCCGGCACGCGCTACCCCAGCGACAGCGCCGATGCGTTCGGCTGCCCCGACGGCCTGCACTTCGACAGCGGCGGGCTGCTGTGGATCCAGACCGACATGAGCGGGCAGTCCATGGGCAAGCCGCCCTATGCCGCGCTCGGCAACAACCAGATGCTGTGCGCCGACCCGGCCACGGGCCGCATCCAGCGCTTTCTCACGGGGCCCAACGGCTGCGAGATCACGGGCTGCGTGGTCACGCCCGACCGGCGCACGCTGTTCGTCAACATCCAGCACCCGGGCGAATCGCGCGACGACGGCGACGCGAAACACAACAGCGCCTGGCCCGATGGCACGCAACCGGGCAGCGCGCGCCCGCGCTCGGCCACGCTGGCGATCCGCCGGCGTGACGGCGGCATCGTCGGCACCTGACAGTCACACACATCACAACAACAGCCCCAGGAGACCCCTGTCATGAGCATCCGCATCGTCCGTCTCGGCACCCCGCGCGCACCCGGCGAGGGCCTGCGCATCGGCACCGTGCGCCGTCCGCCGCGCGGCGTGCCGAAGACCGAGTTCGCCTCGCAGAACTGGTACGACGTTTGGTACCCCAACCTCGCGCCGTCGGTCGAGACCATGAAGCAGGCGCAGGCCGCGCAGACGCCCGCCGAATGGAACGCCTTCGTGCGCAAGTACAAGACCGAGATGGCCGAAGCCAACGCGAGCCGCAGCCTCGACCTGCTCGCGGCACTCTCGCACACGGCCGCGCTGGCGGTCGGCTGCTACTGCGAGGACGAATCGCGCTGCCACCGCTCGCTGCTGCGCGGCCTGCTGGCCGAGCGCGGGGCGGACATCGCAGCCTGAGCGCGGTCGCTCAGACCAGCGGCGCGTCGACGAACACCGGCAACTGCTCGGCCTGCGCCGTGTACGCCGCGAGCAGCGGAAAGTCCGACGGACGCACCACGTCGGGCAAGATGAACTGCGTGAAGGTCCAGGCCACCGCCGCCGAGAGACCGCCCTGCGTGATCGTGCTTTCTGCGGGCGCCGCCAGCGGCGCGGCGGCCAGTTCGCGCTCCAACTCCGCATACGCCGTGTTCAGCTGGCTCTGCACGCGATCGACCCACGGCTGGTGCAGCTTCTCGGCAGGCCGCAGGTTGCGCTCGTAGACGATCTGCACCGTCTTCTCGCAGGCTGCGAGCGCGAGCCCCGTGAGGCGCAGGTCGCGCAACCGCCCCGCCGGATCGGCAGGAAACAAGCTGCGGCCCGCGACCGCTTGCGCGTGGTCGATGATGAGCGTCGAGTCCATCAGCACCGTGCCGTCATCGCACACCAACGTCGGGGCCTTGACCACCGGGTTGATCGCGCGGAACTGCTCGAAGGTGCTGAAGACCGAGACCGAGCGGTGCTCGAAGTTCAGGCCGAGCAGCCGCAGCGAGATGGCGGCGCGGCGAACAAAAGGCGAGTCGAGCATGCCGACGAGTTGCATGGGTTCTCCTGGGAAAAGAACGCCACGATAACCCGCCTCAGCGCTGCGCCTTGTCCTTCTGGTTCTGCGCCTCGATGCGTTCGCGCGCTGCCAGCCAGTCGGCGTCGCTCCACTGGCGCAGCTCATAGAAGTTGCCGCCGGTGGCCAGCGCATTGCCGCCGTCCATCATGATGCTCTGGCCCGTGAGCCAGTCGCACTGGCCCGGCGCCATCAGAAAGGACGCGAGGTTCTGCAGCTCGCTCATGCGGCCCACGCGCGCCATCGGGTTGGTCTTGATGCTGCGCGCGCCGGGCTCCTCGCCGGGGTTCAGGCGCTTGCTCATGCCTTCGGTCGGAATCTCGCCGGGGCCCACCGCGTTCAGGCGGATGCCGTGGCGCGCCCACTCCACCGCGAGCGACTTGGTCATGACCTCGATGCCGGCCTTGCTCATCGCCGAAGGCACGACGTAGGGGCTGCCGTTGTCGACCCAGGTGACGATGATGCTCATCACGCTGCGATAGGCGTCGCCCGGCTTCCATTGGCCCGACTTGGCCTGCGCCACCCAGCGCTTGCCCACGGCCTGCGTCACGTAGAAGCTGCCATGGAACACGATGTTGGCGACGGCGTCGAAGGCGCGCGGCGACAGGCTCTCGGTCGGCGAGACGAAGTTGCCCGCCGCGTTGTTCACGAGCCCCGTGAGCCCGCCGCTCTGGAACAGGCTCTCGACCATGTCGTCGACCTGCTGCGCGATGCGGATGTCGACGCCGAAGGCATCGATGCGCCGCTCGGGAAACTGCTGGCGCCAGGCGGCGGCGGTTTCTTCGCAGACCGCCTGGCGCCGGCCGCAGATGGCGACGTCGGCGCCCAGGCTCAGAAATCGCTCGGCCATGGCACGGCCCAGGCCGGTACCGCCGCCGGTGACGAGGATGCGCTGGCCGCGCATCAGGGATGCTTCGAACATGAGGGGTCTCCTTGGCGTTGCGGCAGCGGCAGGGACTCGCGTGCTGCCATCGGGCGCATGCTATGTCGCCCCCGGCCGCCGTGGCTTGCGGAATCTGGCTGCGCCCCTGCCGCTGGCGCGGCTACTGCAGCACCAGCTCCACGCGCCGGTTCTTCGCCTTGCCGGCCTCGCTCGCATTCGATGCCACCGGCGCCAGGCTCGCCACGCCGTTGGCGGTGAGGCGCTCTCGCGCAATGCCGCGGTCTCTTGCGAGCGCGGCCGACACGGCATCGGCGCGGCGCTTGCTCAGGTCGAGGTTGGCCGCCAGCGCACCCGCGTTGTCGGTGTGGCCCACCACATGCAGCTTGAGCGCGGCCTGCTGCTTCAGCAGCGCGCCGATCTGGTCGAGCGAGGCCTTGCTCTCGGGCTTGATGTCGGCCTTGCCGGTGTCGAACAGGATGCCGTAGACAGCCACCTTGCCGTTGGCGTCGAGGCTCTTGCCGAGTTCGGAGGCCGAGAGCGTTTCCATCTTCTGCTCGCGCGCCTTGGGCTCGACCTTGACCACCAGCACGCTGATGCGCTTCTTGAACTCCTTCTCCTCGCAGTACACCGACACGTCGCCGGGCTTCCAGACCATGAGCGCGAT
Encoded here:
- a CDS encoding glutathione S-transferase is translated as MQLVGMLDSPFVRRAAISLRLLGLNFEHRSVSVFSTFEQFRAINPVVKAPTLVCDDGTVLMDSTLIIDHAQAVAGRSLFPADPAGRLRDLRLTGLALAACEKTVQIVYERNLRPAEKLHQPWVDRVQSQLNTAYAELERELAAAPLAAPAESTITQGGLSAAVAWTFTQFILPDVVRPSDFPLLAAYTAQAEQLPVFVDAPLV
- a CDS encoding crotonase/enoyl-CoA hydratase family protein, which codes for MSDRIEWTRHADGVVELQLARADKMNALDPAMFDALVEAGETLRDDRSVRAVVIAGRGKAFCAGLDMASFERMGQGAASDVLGAAAGGTDLVARTHGLSNAAQQVAMVWREVPVPVIAAVHGVAFGGGLQVALGADIRLVAADTKLSVMEIKWGLVPDMAGMVLMRELARTDVVRELTFTGRIFSGEEAVRLGLATRVAADPLAEALQMAHEIAAKSPDAIRAGKRLLNASLAHSAAELLIAESVEQQALIGSPNQLEAVKANIERRAPQFSAPA
- a CDS encoding acyl-CoA dehydrogenase family protein codes for the protein MASLHDTPTRPAAPSAPTRPSTLAPSSQQLAERFRPVFDRIAEHAAQREHDRELAYAPVAWLKAAHFGALRVPLAHGGLGASVEQLYDLLIELGEADSNLPQILRAHFGFIERLFAEIDPALHGPWMRLAADGVIFGNATTELGEGALGALQTTLTRDKNESTDVWRLDGDKFYSTGTLYADWISVAAQRLNDDGSSDRVIALVPAEAAGVERVDDWRGFGQRLSASGTTRFRQVRVKPEHVLLYVRDQPTPLTAHFQLTHLATLAGIARAIVRDAVAFVQPRKRVYSLGSGATPREDPLVQQVIGQLASTAFVAASTVQAVARGLGEVDRHLQRGEAVPEQLLFEVELNTAKAQAGIVDAVLQAGTRLFDIGGASALQEDRRLDRHWRNARTLASHNPTIYKGRVVGDHLLNGARPTFYWAVGAIAS
- a CDS encoding DUF488 domain-containing protein yields the protein MSIRIVRLGTPRAPGEGLRIGTVRRPPRGVPKTEFASQNWYDVWYPNLAPSVETMKQAQAAQTPAEWNAFVRKYKTEMAEANASRSLDLLAALSHTAALAVGCYCEDESRCHRSLLRGLLAERGADIAA
- a CDS encoding PhoX family protein, translating into MSLDRRHFLIQSGATAAVVALFGQGCARSQLPPSTGATSPSGFFTSVPISERDAVVVPPEYEWQMLYPWGAPTGLAGRMPAFAPDAGNSADDQALQAGMHHDGMHFFALDARSERGLLVMNHEYTDEQLLHTDGVKVWSADKVRKSLHAMGVSVIEVRRTPEGWRQVLPSPYARRVHGRTPMRIAGPAAGTPLMRTAADPAGLNVFGTFANCAMGVTPWGTYLTCEENFHGYFGGPKEAAKNATPAQRRYGTVPGAQWVEYWRFDERFDLSRHPNEPHRFGWVVEIDPFDPESTPVKRTALGRKRQESATCTVAKDGRAVVYMGDDARFEYIYKFVSRDTVRPGTDAAARVANRHLLDEGTLHVARFDADGRGRWLELVHGRHGIDAANGFANQAEVLIHARLAGDIVGGTKMDRPEWIAVHPHSGEVYVTLTNNSQRGDLGKPGADAANPRAPNFFGGILRWREDGGDAASTAFAWDHYALAGDPAQPGAGTRYPSDSADAFGCPDGLHFDSGGLLWIQTDMSGQSMGKPPYAALGNNQMLCADPATGRIQRFLTGPNGCEITGCVVTPDRRTLFVNIQHPGESRDDGDAKHNSAWPDGTQPGSARPRSATLAIRRRDGGIVGT
- a CDS encoding SDR family oxidoreductase; this encodes MFEASLMRGQRILVTGGGTGLGRAMAERFLSLGADVAICGRRQAVCEETAAAWRQQFPERRIDAFGVDIRIAQQVDDMVESLFQSGGLTGLVNNAAGNFVSPTESLSPRAFDAVANIVFHGSFYVTQAVGKRWVAQAKSGQWKPGDAYRSVMSIIVTWVDNGSPYVVPSAMSKAGIEVMTKSLAVEWARHGIRLNAVGPGEIPTEGMSKRLNPGEEPGARSIKTNPMARVGRMSELQNLASFLMAPGQCDWLTGQSIMMDGGNALATGGNFYELRQWSDADWLAARERIEAQNQKDKAQR